The Alteromonas macleodii ATCC 27126 genome segment TTTTTGCCTTTAACGTGCTTCCAGTTATCGTGTTTTTCTCGGCGCTTATTGCCGTTCTTTATCACCTCAAAGTAATGGGTTTGATCATCAAGGTTATCGGTGGCTTTTTACAGAAAGCGCTGGGAACTAGCCGACCTGAATCCATGTCTTCTGCTGCCAATATTTTTGTGGGCCAAACAGAAGCGCCTCTTGTGGTTCGCCCTTTTATTCCACACATGACGAGCTCTGAGCTATTTGCCATTATGGTGGGTGGTTTAGCGTCAATTGCTGGTTCAGTAATGGCGGGCTACGCTGGCATGGGGGTAGATCTTAAGTATTTGCTAGCAGCTAGCTTTATGGCTGCGCCAGGTGGCTTACTTATGGCAAAAATCATGTTGCCAGAAACCAGTAAGCCAAATGAAGATTTACATGACGTAGATGCGGAAGATACCGGCTACGCCAATGTATTTGATGCAGCCGCCAGTGGCGCTGCATCAGGCATGCAACTTGCGTTAAACGTAGGTGCAATGCTACTCGCTTTCATAGCACTTATTGCCATGTTTAACGGCCTTATTGGCTGGACAGCAGGATTATTTGGCTATGAAAACGTGACGTTTGAAGGGATCCTGGGTTATGTGCTTCAACCTCTTGCATGGGCAATCGGCGTACCATGGGAGGAAGCGCAACTTGCAGGCAGCTTTATTGGTCAGAAAATGGTAGTTAACGAATTTGTTGCCTACCTAAACTTCCTAGAGAACCAATCACAGCTATCTGAAGCATCTCAGGCCATTATCACCTTTGCACTCTGTGGTTTTGCAAACTTCTCTTCTATCGCTATTTTGATGGGTGGAATTGGTGCCATGGCACCAACACGCAGAAAAGAAATTGCGAGACTGGGGTTAAAAGCTGTTATTGCTGCAACGTTATCTAACTTAATGAGTGCCGCGCTAGCGGGCTTTTACCTCTCTCTTGGTTAAATTTCATTAATTTGGACCAGTTGGTCAAGATTTTACTAGACTAACTGGTCAGGTTTCTGTAAATTACGCGCAAATTCCTCGCGGGGTTGATTTATGTCAATTTCTGCGACTTTTTTCTGTAGCCCGTCTACCTTTATAATGCCGCAGTCAAAATATACGGGATAAAGTTATGCAATTAGTTGCTGTTGATTACCAAGCGGAAAACGCACAAGAAGAATTCGTGAAGTCACTTCGCGAGACAGGGTTCGGTGTTTTAAAAAATCACCCTATCCAACAGTCATTAGTTCAAGGTATTTACGACAATTGGCAGGGCTTCTTCGACAGTGAAGAGAAGAACGATTACCTGTACAACAAGGGTAAACAAGACGGATTTTTCCCTCAGAGCGTATCTGAGGTAGCCAAAGGCTTTACGAAAAAAGACATTAAAGAGTATTACCATTTCTATCCGTGGGGTCAGTGTCCAGAAGCGCTACACCCGCAGATTTCCCAGTACTATGGGGAAGCAAACACACTAGCGAAAGAGCTATTGGGTTGGATAGAAAAACATTCTCCTTCAGAGGTGAGCGATAAGTACAGTCAACCGCTGGGTGACATGATCAAAGATTCTGATCAAACCTTGCTACGTATACTGCACTACCCACCACTAAAAGGTGATGAAGAAGTAGACGCAATTCGCGCAGCTGCTCACGAAGATATTAATTTGATTACTATCTTGCCTGCAGCCAACGAGCCTGGATTGCAAGTACAAGCTAAAGACGGTAGTTGGATTGAAGTTCCGTGTGATTTCGGGAACTTGATTGTGAATATTGGCGACATGCTTCAAGAAGCATCTGGCGGATACTTCCCATCAACTACGCATAGGGTTGTAAACCCAGATGGTGCTGACATGACGAAATCTCGTATTTCATTGCCACTGTTCTTACACCCTAGACCAGATGTTGTTCTTTCAGAACGTCATACCGCAGGGTCATACCTGCAAGAGCGCCTTCGTGAGCTGGGCGTTATATAAATTAAGTTCCTTTTGTAGTGTTATTCTTTTGCCGCAGCTAGTCTGCGGCTTTTTTTTAACTGCTTGCTAACGTTGCCAGTTTTGACGAATAGCGTTGCTTTTCTTGCTCATTGGGCGAATACCTGACCGCTCGCTCTAAATAACGTTGAGCTTCACTTACATCACCTAACTCGTGATAGGCCTTTGCCATCCCAAATAGAATCTCATGGCGCGCGTTATCAAGTCTTAGTCCTCTTTCGTAATGAACTATTGCCAATGCAATATCACCTGCCTCAAGTGCCTGTTCTCCTAAAATGTAATGGTAATATGGATTATGCTTCCGCTTAGCTTCTACCATTTGGGTTATTTTTAAGGCCTCGTCATCTCTATCTTGATAAGTGTAAAGAATGGATAAATTTTCCCATGCGGTTAAGTTTTCTTCATTTAGCGATAGTGCGTGTTTGTATGTCATTTCAGACTGCTCATATTCATCCACCATTCTATAAAGCACACCTAAGTTCACCCAGCTCTGCTGAAGGTCGGGAGCGACTTTTGCTGCTGCACGAAAATAGCTATAAGCCCGAGTGTAGCTGTTCGCCACTAAGGCATCCGCTCCTTTGTTGTTGTAATACATTGCTATTACTTTGTTTTTGGAAACGGCATTTCTTGGGAAGTAATTTCGCAGCATTTGTGGATCAAAATCAACGTCTGCCCACGTTCCTCCCACAGCTGCAACAGGACTTTCATTTGGCAATGAGAGTCGAAGGTTAATGTGCCCATTCAGTAAGCTATACCCTTCTCGTCGTGTCCAGTATTCCGGAATTTCCACCTCGTAAAATGTTGCATTGAGTCCAACGTGTTCTGCCAAAGCGTACGTCATAATAGAAAGAGACAGACAGTTCGCGGCTCGGTTATTAAATGTTGTATTTGCCGTTGTATTTGCGCTGTTACGATAAAGCATCCCATGATCAGAATGATCGAAAATTGCTTTTACTAACCCTTTTACATTCTTTTGCAGGATACTTTTTTCGTAAACTGCCCTTTCGGCAAAAAACTGTGCGTCTTCGTCTAAGTAAAAAATTTCATCTGAAGACTCTACGGGAAATAACGTATAGGAAGGAAAGAGACTGTCATTTAACAAAGTGGGCGCATCTTTTACATGCTGATTATCAGTGGTTTGGCAAGCGGCAAGCACTATGCATAACAACAAAGGAACAGCGAGTCGAGCATTCATAATAGGCACCTTTCTTATTTACTCGATAGATTAAGTATAGCAGTGCGCCATGAATTTACATTTTATTTACAACCCAGTTTAAAGCTCGTTCAACGCATAATTTTACTTGCTTCCTTAGGTGCTCATACATTGCGACTTGGCATTACACAAAGTTAATCATCAAATTTCCCTGAAGTGCCGTAACAATTCTCAATTCAGTAGCTTTCAGTGGCGTAGGTCAGTAGTTGGCGAAACGAAGGATGTTGAATTTCACTTAACGTAATTTAATAGGTAAAAGGAAAGAATATGAGAAAGTTAATTAGTGCGTTCTTCTTAGTTGTATTGAGTGCCTCAGCGGTTGCTGGCCATCATGCAAAGGATGGACATAAAGATATTGTCGACACCGCAGCAAGCAACGACATGTTCTCAACACTTGTCACCGCAGTTAAGTCTGCAGACTTGGTCACTACACTAAAGGGAGATGGGCCATTCACTGTATTCGCTCCCACCGATGAAGCTTTTGCTGCACTCCCGGCAGGCACCATTGAAATGCTGTTGAAACCTGAGAATAAACAAACCCTTGTTAAAATTCTCACTTATCACGTAGTAACGGGTAAAGTCACAGCAAAAGATGTAGCTGGGCTATCTGATGCCACTACCGTCGAAGGAAGCAAGGTAATGGTCTCAACTGATATGAATAAGGTTATGATAAACGACGCAAATGTGATCAAAGCCGACATCATGACGAGTAACGGTGTTATTCACGTGATCGATACCGTGTTGCTTCCAAACGATGTTAAAGCGGCGCTGTAATCCCTCTTGCAAAGAAAAGCGCTGAAAACGAAAGCACTAAAAATTAGTGCTTTCGTTCATCGATTTATGGATGTGCTTCGATCTCTTCAACAAGTCTCGGCGTAGAAACATTAAACGGTTAGTTGGTCACGGGCATGTTTAACATACGCATGTTTAAACAGGCCTTCGTTGTCATCTAACCAGTCGTCTGAATCCATTCAAGGAATAAAGAAAGGAGTTCACGTGTTCACAGTCTACACATATAGTATTGCGGGCCTTTTGCTTATAAGCTTTACCGTTTTCGTGCAAAACATCGTTGCCGCTATCGCTCACAGAAAACAGTCTCGCTATATTCCAGGGAAAGTCAGCGAGGAATTGAGTCATGATAGTTTCGTATTCAGAAGCCACAGAACATTTCACAATTCGCTCGAAAATATTCATCAGTTTACGCTCCCAGCTCTTCTTTGCATTTTTCTTGGCGCATCAACCAGCATACTTGCAGCACTTGTTTGGATTTACGCGCTAAGTCGCATCATTCATATGGGACTGTATTACGCAATCGCTACAGAAAAAAATCCAAGCCCAAGAAGCTATTTTTATATGATAGGCACGCTGTGTACCTTCGGCGTATTTGGTCTTGCAGTGTTTAATTTGTTTTCCTAGAAACGATATAAAGTAAGAAGATAAGAGTGAAATTGAACCAAATGGTTAAATATTAAACTTTTGGTTAATCCACATTTTCTAAAATTAGGCGTACTCTTGAACCTGAACACTCACCTTTGTGTTTAGGAGTATTTGTGTATATTGAACAAGTTGGCGACCGAACTTTAGCAGATTGCAAAGTATTGATTGTCGACGACCAAGCCAGCAGCAGACTTGTTCTGGAAACTTTACTTGAAGACACAGTCGCCTGCGCCTCTGTGGGCTCAGGTAAAGAAGCAATTGAATATTGCAAGTACCATACGCCTGACCTAATCCTCATGGATGTTTCAATGCCCGAATTAGACGGGCATCAGACCACCGCATTGTTAAGAAAAAAGCCGTTGTGTGCTCACATTCCTATTATTTTCGTGACCTCTTCGTCAAGTGATGAAGAAGAGTCGAGATGTTGGGAATCAGGCTGCGTTGACTTTGTGGTGAAGCCGGTAAACGCTTGTACCCTACGCAACCGTGTAAAATCACACATCAATCACAAGCTTAGAAACGATTTGCTCGAAAAGCTTATCTATGTAGATAAGTTAACAGGTGCCTACAATCGCCACTATTTAGACGACTATTTACCCCGTTTAGTGAGAGATGGGTTACGTAACGTTACTCCTCTCTCCTTGGTTATTTTTGATGTTGACCACTTTAAACTGTTTAATGATATGTATGGTCATATAGATGGCGATAGCTGTTTGTGGAAGGTCAGTAAAACGATCAACGACGCCCTACTTCGACCTATGGACAAATTAGTAAGAATTGGCGGTGAAGAGTTTTTGGTTATTCTGCCTAACACCGATGTAGACGGTGCAAAGGCCGTCACTGAGCGCTTATTGCGAACGGTTCATGACCTGAATATTCCTCATGCGGCATCTGAGTATGAGCGCGTTACGCTAAGTGCAGGCTTAGCCGTCAAGCATGCTGATGACAATAAAACTATCGACTACGTCATGTTAGAAGCAGACAAAAATCTGTATGTGGCTAAAACCTCTGGACGGAATCAACTCGTGGCGCCGACAGCGGTAAGCGCTGGCAAAATAAATGCACCGAGTCACCCCACAAAACTTAAGGCCTAGGCACTATAATTAGCATTGCCTTGCTTTAGACGCTAATGCGCTACTCCCAGCTTAAAACGGCCAACAGCATTCGTGTGAGCCAAAGACTCGAGTGAATTCTCCAAAGTAATTCCCAATTCATTTAGCTGGGCGTAAAACAACTGCATTGTCGCTAACGCATCATCTAGTGCGTTGTGTTCAGGAAACGCGGGTAAGTCTAACCGTTGCCTACAAACCGTTAGCGTTGCACTATTACTCGGTAGCACCTGATGTTGTTTGTTTAACTGATAAAGTGCGAGCTGAAGCGTATCAAGATAGAGCACTTCCATCTGCGGTAATCCACACCGTTTGAAGGCACTATCAAGCGCCATCAAATCTAATCGCGCATTGTGAAAAATTAGAACATGTGTCTTCAGTAGTGGTAGCAATGAATTGATGGCGTCTGCTAAGCCTTCGCCTTGTTGCAAAATATCTAAGGTCAATCCGTGTATTACAGGGCTTTGTCCTAAGTCCGCTGACGTATTAATAACGTGATAGCCACTGGAGGAAAGCGTAATTTTTCCAGCTGAACCACTTACATAGCCAATCGATGTAATTTGAGTTGTCACAGGGTCTAACGATGTGAGCTCTAAATCAACAGACGCCAAAGGAGTGTCGCCCAACGTTTTATCACGTAATGACTTTCTGAATTGACGCTTCCCAAACAGTACCGATGCACAGGCTTCGATTATTCGCGTTATCATGGGGTTAACTTACGCCGCCAGAGAACTTCATAACCATTGCTTGATTGGTTCGCTCTATAGCCTTGAATGCGGCTTTTAGCTGATGCTTTTCTATCGATGATAAACTTGAAACCGACACACGATTGTCCGTTACTTTATTTTCCAACTGATGACGCCAACGCAAACGATTTAAGAACAGCCAAATATCACGTAGGTTAGTCGCATCTCTTTTTGAGAGCTGTGAATTTTCCGATAGCGCGTCTAACCGGGCAAGTGTATTAGGCAACGTCACGCCATCAGCTAGCGCGTATATGCGGGCGATATTGTTGATTAAGGCCACGGCTCGGGTTTTAAGGTCGATCACGTCCTTCTCTTTACGGCCTTTTTCATAAATGAACTTTTGAAACATGGAAAGCGGAACCGATATTTCGTTACTATTTCTCGTAAGCGCTGCTAAGAACATATTTTGCTTCATCAAGGGGGCCCTTTGACGCTGCAACTGCTTAAATAAACTTATATCCCCGGCTGCGCAGCGAACATCAAGAAAAATATTAAAGTGCATAATCGCATCTTTAGTTGGTGCTTTTACCCATCGCTTAGCTTCTTCAATGGCTTCTTCAAGCGAGAGTCTAAGCTTAGGGTTGCTCGCCATAATATTACCATCGCACAGTTTAATGCCGCATTTGGCCAAACCGTTACACACATAATCAGCCATTTTTGCGAAATATTCTGCTTGCGCTTCGCTTGGCCGCTCAGCAAGAAGCAGTCCATTATCTTGATCCGAACCCATCGTCTGATCTTCTCTTGCCTGTGAGCCATAAACAAGCCACGCAAACATCATGGGTGCTTTACCGTTAGCCTGTTGGAAAAAGCCAATAAGCTTTCTTGTCATAATATCGGTAGCTTGAGACAAAATTTTGCCAGCAATGTCATAGTCCCCTGCTTTTTTCGCATGAGCAGAGAAATAATGCGGCAATTGCCAGGATAGCCGTGTTAATTCGTAAAGGTTTTCCGCTTTGCTTAGCTCTCCAATTATAAAAAGAACGTTACCACGCTGATGACGAATAATATCGCTGGCTGTCACCATACCCAATGGCACAAGGGTTTGCTGGTCGATAACGGGGAGGTGATGAATGTTCCTTTCGGTCATAAGCGCCAAGGCATCAAATAGCGTTCTATTTCCCATTATCTGCGCAGGATTAGGCGTCATTATATGGCTGACTGGAAGATGAATATCGAGAGAGGCGGCAACCACTCTTGAACGTAAGTCTCGGTCGGTGATAATGCCAATAAGCTTATCTTCTCGTGTAACCAGTAATGACGATACCTTTTGATTCGTCATGATCTGCGCCGCCACTGTTATTGACGTTTCTACGTCCACCGACACGGGAGACTTATTAATAACATCCTCAAGCCCTTTATAAAGCCACATGGAGTTACTATCGGAAATAGCATGGTTTTGAAGGGCATTATTGCGCAGCCCATCAAAAAAATTTCGAATTGCTGGCAGTTCAAATAACGGGGTAACAGCAGACGCTTCAAAACAGTAAACCAGACCTGGACTGTCTACACTGATGCTTAATGAAAAATTACGTTTTTCCATTATATTGGTGTAGCCGAAGTAGTCGCCCTCACTTAAATGGCGTAAAGGGGCATCTGAATCTTGGACTGAAAACTGTCCATTTTGAATAAGAAAAAGTGACGATTTGCCCTTTTGCAGGTCGCCCACATTATCCGCTGTCAGGTAAATCAATTCAGTATGTTTTACTAGCTCAAGCTTTTGCTCTTTATCCAGCACGTCAAAAGGTGCTGATGTGTTGAGAAAGTCTTCAACTTGTTTAGCCATCGCAGTCATAGGAAATGTCCAGTTCACAAAAAGAAAAAACCAACCTACTCACTTTCGCCAGTAGATTGGTTTTATTTTGCTAAAGCCTATCTTAAGGCAACATTAGTTTAGTGCGCTGATGCTTCACCCGCACCCTTAGGATAACGAATGCTTTCAACCAGTTCTTGGATTTCTTCTGGCGCTTCATCTGTTGCTTTGAACACAAGGAAAGCCACAATGAAGTTCACCATCATACCTAAGGTACCAATACCTTCAGGAGAAATACCAAACCACCAGTTGTCAGGCGTATTGGCCGCTGGGTTTACAAATTTGAAGTAAATAATGTAAGCCGCAGTGAAGGCAATACCTGAAATCATACCAGCAATAGCACCTTTATCGTTCATGCGCTTGCTGAAGATACCCATAATAATTGCCGGGAAGAAACTCGACGCCGCTAAGCCGAAGGCAAATGCCACCACCTGTGCAACAAAGCCTGGCGGATTGATACCGAAGTAACCTGCTATGACAATGGCCACCCCAGCAGCAAGTCGCGCATACATGAGCTCGGCTTTATCGGTAATGTTTGGCATAAAGTTTCGTTTCAGTAAATCATGGGAAACAGAGGTTGAAATAACCAGCAGCAAGCCTGCGGACGTTGACAGTGCGGCTGCCACACCACCCGCTGCAACGAGTGCAATAACCCACGCAGGTAAGTTCGCAATTTCAGGGTTAGCCAATACCATGATATCGCGGTCGACTTTCATTTCGTTGCGCTCGTCACCCGAATAGAACATCTTGCCATCACCGTTCTTATCTTCATATGAGATAAGGCCAGTTTGTTCCCAGTTTTTAATCCACGACGGCGCTTCTTCATAGCTTGTTCCCGTCATTTCAGGTCCATTAATGGTTTCGATCATATTCACACGGGCAAACGCTGCTAGTGACGGTGCTGTGGTATATAGAATTGCGATAAACGCTAGTGCATAGCCTGCAGATTTACGCGCATCGTGAACTTTAGGCACAGTGAAGAAGCGAACGATTACGTGTGGAAGACCCGCTGTACCTACCATTAACGCAAAGGTGATAAAGAATACATCAATGGTACTTTTTGTTCCTGAGGTGTATTCGTTAAAGCCTAACTCGACAGATAAATTATCGAGTTTCTGCAGCATATGCACCCCCGAACCGTCTGCTAAGGTCGCACCAAAGCCGGTTTGCGGCAGGATATGTCCTGTTACCATCATAGAGATAAATACCGCAGGTACAATGTAGGCGAAAATCATTACACAATACTGTGCAACTTGCGTGTAAGTAATGCCTTTCATACCGCCAAGTACGGTGTAGAAGAACACGATAACCATACCGATAACCACGCCAGACACAATATCAACCTCTAAGAAGCGGCTGAATACCACACCTACGCCACGCATTTGACCTGCAACGTATGTAAAGCAAACGAAGATTGCACAAAATACAGCAACCGTACGCGCGGTTTGTGAGTAGTAACGATCCCCAATGAAGTCAGGTACCGTGAATTTGCCAAATTTACGTAAATAGGGAGCTAAACAAAGCGCAAGTAGAACATAACCACCTGTCCACCCCATTAGATATACTGCACCGTCATACCCCATAAATGAGATAAGACCCGCCATTGAATGAACGAGGCTGCCGACATCCAATCTGCTGCCGTTGCCATCCCATTCATAACGGGAGGTACACCGCCACCTGCAACGTAAAAATCGTTAGTTGAGCCTGCGCGAGCCCAAATAGCGATAGCGATATAAAGCGCAAACGATGCGCCAACGATAATAAACGTTAAAGTTTGAACGTCCATGATTTACTCCTCATCT includes the following:
- a CDS encoding fasciclin domain-containing protein translates to MRKLISAFFLVVLSASAVAGHHAKDGHKDIVDTAASNDMFSTLVTAVKSADLVTTLKGDGPFTVFAPTDEAFAALPAGTIEMLLKPENKQTLVKILTYHVVTGKVTAKDVAGLSDATTVEGSKVMVSTDMNKVMINDANVIKADIMTSNGVIHVIDTVLLPNDVKAAL
- a CDS encoding MAPEG family protein translates to MFTVYTYSIAGLLLISFTVFVQNIVAAIAHRKQSRYIPGKVSEELSHDSFVFRSHRTFHNSLENIHQFTLPALLCIFLGASTSILAALVWIYALSRIIHMGLYYAIATEKNPSPRSYFYMIGTLCTFGVFGLAVFNLFS
- a CDS encoding NupC/NupG family nucleoside CNT transporter, whose product is MVSLLGIAVLLGIAFALSSAKRNINWRTVGGAFAIQASVGAFVLYSEPGKEVLLSATRFVANIIAYSQEGINFLFGPIGDKSIAFIFAFNVLPVIVFFSALIAVLYHLKVMGLIIKVIGGFLQKALGTSRPESMSSAANIFVGQTEAPLVVRPFIPHMTSSELFAIMVGGLASIAGSVMAGYAGMGVDLKYLLAASFMAAPGGLLMAKIMLPETSKPNEDLHDVDAEDTGYANVFDAAASGAASGMQLALNVGAMLLAFIALIAMFNGLIGWTAGLFGYENVTFEGILGYVLQPLAWAIGVPWEEAQLAGSFIGQKMVVNEFVAYLNFLENQSQLSEASQAIITFALCGFANFSSIAILMGGIGAMAPTRRKEIARLGLKAVIAATLSNLMSAALAGFYLSLG
- a CDS encoding isopenicillin N synthase family dioxygenase — translated: MQLVAVDYQAENAQEEFVKSLRETGFGVLKNHPIQQSLVQGIYDNWQGFFDSEEKNDYLYNKGKQDGFFPQSVSEVAKGFTKKDIKEYYHFYPWGQCPEALHPQISQYYGEANTLAKELLGWIEKHSPSEVSDKYSQPLGDMIKDSDQTLLRILHYPPLKGDEEVDAIRAAAHEDINLITILPAANEPGLQVQAKDGSWIEVPCDFGNLIVNIGDMLQEASGGYFPSTTHRVVNPDGADMTKSRISLPLFLHPRPDVVLSERHTAGSYLQERLRELGVI
- a CDS encoding putative nucleotidyltransferase substrate binding domain-containing protein — its product is MTAMAKQVEDFLNTSAPFDVLDKEQKLELVKHTELIYLTADNVGDLQKGKSSLFLIQNGQFSVQDSDAPLRHLSEGDYFGYTNIMEKRNFSLSISVDSPGLVYCFEASAVTPLFELPAIRNFFDGLRNNALQNHAISDSNSMWLYKGLEDVINKSPVSVDVETSITVAAQIMTNQKVSSLLVTREDKLIGIITDRDLRSRVVAASLDIHLPVSHIMTPNPAQIMGNRTLFDALALMTERNIHHLPVIDQQTLVPLGMVTASDIIRHQRGNVLFIIGELSKAENLYELTRLSWQLPHYFSAHAKKAGDYDIAGKILSQATDIMTRKLIGFFQQANGKAPMMFAWLVYGSQAREDQTMGSDQDNGLLLAERPSEAQAEYFAKMADYVCNGLAKCGIKLCDGNIMASNPKLRLSLEEAIEEAKRWVKAPTKDAIMHFNIFLDVRCAAGDISLFKQLQRQRAPLMKQNMFLAALTRNSNEISVPLSMFQKFIYEKGRKEKDVIDLKTRAVALINNIARIYALADGVTLPNTLARLDALSENSQLSKRDATNLRDIWLFLNRLRWRHQLENKVTDNRVSVSSLSSIEKHQLKAAFKAIERTNQAMVMKFSGGVS
- a CDS encoding diguanylate cyclase domain-containing protein, with the protein product MYIEQVGDRTLADCKVLIVDDQASSRLVLETLLEDTVACASVGSGKEAIEYCKYHTPDLILMDVSMPELDGHQTTALLRKKPLCAHIPIIFVTSSSSDEEESRCWESGCVDFVVKPVNACTLRNRVKSHINHKLRNDLLEKLIYVDKLTGAYNRHYLDDYLPRLVRDGLRNVTPLSLVIFDVDHFKLFNDMYGHIDGDSCLWKVSKTINDALLRPMDKLVRIGGEEFLVILPNTDVDGAKAVTERLLRTVHDLNIPHAASEYERVTLSAGLAVKHADDNKTIDYVMLEADKNLYVAKTSGRNQLVAPTAVSAGKINAPSHPTKLKA
- a CDS encoding 3'-5' exonuclease — its product is MITRIIEACASVLFGKRQFRKSLRDKTLGDTPLASVDLELTSLDPVTTQITSIGYVSGSAGKITLSSSGYHVINTSADLGQSPVIHGLTLDILQQGEGLADAINSLLPLLKTHVLIFHNARLDLMALDSAFKRCGLPQMEVLYLDTLQLALYQLNKQHQVLPSNSATLTVCRQRLDLPAFPEHNALDDALATMQLFYAQLNELGITLENSLESLAHTNAVGRFKLGVAH
- a CDS encoding tetratricopeptide repeat protein; the protein is MNARLAVPLLLCIVLAACQTTDNQHVKDAPTLLNDSLFPSYTLFPVESSDEIFYLDEDAQFFAERAVYEKSILQKNVKGLVKAIFDHSDHGMLYRNSANTTANTTFNNRAANCLSLSIMTYALAEHVGLNATFYEVEIPEYWTRREGYSLLNGHINLRLSLPNESPVAAVGGTWADVDFDPQMLRNYFPRNAVSKNKVIAMYYNNKGADALVANSYTRAYSYFRAAAKVAPDLQQSWVNLGVLYRMVDEYEQSEMTYKHALSLNEENLTAWENLSILYTYQDRDDEALKITQMVEAKRKHNPYYHYILGEQALEAGDIALAIVHYERGLRLDNARHEILFGMAKAYHELGDVSEAQRYLERAVRYSPNEQEKQRYSSKLATLASS